The following proteins come from a genomic window of Trifolium pratense cultivar HEN17-A07 linkage group LG4, ARS_RC_1.1, whole genome shotgun sequence:
- the LOC123919752 gene encoding calcium-transporting ATPase 2, plasma membrane-type-like isoform X2, with protein MQEKLRVAVLVSKAAFQFIQAGVQPSDYVVPEDVKAAGFQICADELGSIVEGHDVKKLKFHGGVDGIAGKLSTSTTDGLSGDSESRHRREELFGINKFAETEIRSFWIYVFEALQDMTLMILGVCAIVSLIVGVLTEGWPKGAHDGLGIVASILLVVFVTATSDYRQSLQFKDLDKEKKKISIQVTRNGYRQKMSIYNLLPGDIVHLNIGDQVPADGLFVSGFSVLIDESSLTGESEPIMVTAQNPFLLSGTKVQDGSCTMLITTVGMRTQWGKLMATLSEGGDDETPLQVKLNGVATIIGKIGLVFAIITFTVLVKGHLGRKIREGRFWRWAGDDAMEMLEYFAIAVTIVVVAVPEGLPLAVTLSLAFAMKKMMNDKALVRHLAACETMGSATTICSDKTGTLTTNRMTVVKTCICMNSKEVNNNDSSLSSEIPESATKLLLQSIFNNTGGEVVHNRKGKREILGTPTESAILEFGLSLGGDSKAERKACKIVKVEPFNSEKKRMGVVVELPDGGLRAHCKGASEIILAACDKVIGSNGDIVALDGESINYLNSIINQFANEALRTLCLAYMEMENGFSANDPIPSSGYTCIGIVGIKDPVRPGVKESVAVCRSAGIVVRMVTGDNINTAKAIARECGILTDDGIAIEGPDFREKTQEEMFELIPKIQVMARSSPLDKHTLVKQLRTTFGEVVAVTGDGTNDAPALHEADIGLAMGIAGTEVAKESADVIILDDNFSTIVTVARWGRSVYINIQKFVQFQLTVNVVALLVNFSSACMTGSAPLTAVQLLWVNMIMDTLGALALATEPPTDDLMKREPVGRKGDFISNVMWRNILGQALYQFVVIWFLQTVGKWVFFLRGPNADVVLNTLIFNTFVFCQVFNEINSREMEEIDVFKGIWDNHVFVTVISVTVVFQIIIVEYLGTFANTTPLSLVQWIFCLGVGYMGLPIAVHLKQIPV; from the exons ATGCAGGAGAAGCTAAGGGTTGCTGTTTTGGTTTCCAAAGCCGCATTTCAATTTATACAA GCAGGTGTTCAACCAAGCGACTACGTTGTACCTGAGGATGTTAAAGCTGCAGGTTTCCAAATCTGTGCTGATGAATTAGGGTCTATTGTCGAAGGTCATGATGTAAAGAAGCTCAAATTTCATGGTGGAGTTGATGGCATTGCAGGAAAGCTTTCGACATCAACCACAGATGGATTAAGTGGTGATTCTGAATCACGGCATAGGAGAGAAGAGCTTTTTGGCATAAATAAATTTGCCGAAACTGAAATTCGAAGTTTCTGGATTTATGTTTTTGAAGCTCTTCAAGACATGACACTGATGATCCTTGGAGTGTGTGCTATTGTGTCACTGATAGTAGGCGTGTTAACCGAAGGATGGCCGAAAGGAGCTCATGATGGTCTTGGAATAGTTGCAAGTATCTTACTTGTTGTCTTTGTGACAGCAACAAGTGATTATCGACAATCGTTACAGTTTAAGGATTTAgataaggaaaagaaaaagatttcCATTCAAGTTACGAGAAACGGTTATAGGCAGAAAATGTCGATATACAATTTACTTCCTGGTGATATTGTCCATCTTAACATTGGAGACCAAGTGCCTGCAGATGGATTATTTGTTTCAGGATTTTCGGTATTGATCGATGAGTCGAGTTTAACAGGTGAGAGTGAGCCAATAATGGTGACTGCACAAAATCCATTTCTTCTCTCAGGAACAAAAGTCCAAGATGGATCATGCACCATGTTGATTACCACTGTTGGGATGAGGACTCAATGGGGTAAATTGATGGCAACTCTTAGTGAAGGTGGAGATGATGAAACTCCGTTGCAGGTGAAACTAAACGGAGTTGCAACGATTATTGGGAAAATAGGACTAGTCTTTGCAATTATTACTTTTACAGTTTTGGTTAAAGGACACTTGGGCCGCAAAATCCGTGAAGGAAGATTCTGGAGATGGGCTGGTGATGATGCAATGGAGATGTTGGAATACTTCGCTATTGCGGTTACTATTGTTGTCGTTGCAGTTCCGGAGGGGTTACCATTAGCTGTGACATTGAGTCTTGCATTCgcaatgaagaagatgatgaatgaTAAAGCCTTGGTTAGACATTTAGCAGCTTGTGAAACTATGGGATCAGCCACCACTATATGTAGTGACAAGACCGGTACACTAACAACCAACCGAATGACGGTTGTGAAAACATGCATTTGTATGAATAGCAAAGAAGTGAACAATAATGATTCAAGTTTGTCGTCCGAAATACCAGAATCTGCTACAAAACTGTTGCTACAGTCGATATTTAATAACACGGGAGGAGAGGTTGTGCATAACAGAAAAGGTAAACGCGAGATATTAGGGACGCCGACTGAATCAGCAATATTGGAATTTGGTTTGTCACTAGGTGGTGATTCTAAGGCTGAGAGAAAAGCTTGCAAAATTGTTAAAGTTGAGCCGTTCAACTCTGAGAAGAAAAGAATGGGAGTAGTTGTGGAGCTACCTGATGGAGGTTTAAGAGCTCATTGCAAAGGTGCTTCTGAAATTATTCTTGCTGCTTGTGACAAAGTTATTGGCTCAAACGGCGATATTGTTGCTCTTGATGGAGAATCGATTAATTACCTTAACAGTATTATTAACCAGTTTGCTAATGAAGCACTTAGAACTCTTTGCCTTGCCTATATGGAAATGGAAAACGGATTTTCTGCCAATGATCCGATTCCTTCTTCTGGATACACTTGTATTGGAATTGTCGGTATCAAAGATCCTGTTCGTCCTGGTGTTAAGGAGTCGGTTGCCGTGTGTCGTTCAGCTGGAATTGTGGTGAGAATGGTTACAGGAGACAATATTaatactgcaaaggctatagCTAGGGAATGTGGAATTTTAACAGATGATGGCATAGCTATTGAAGGTCCTGACTTCAGAGAGAAGACTCAGGAGGAAATGTTTGAACTTATTCCCAAAATTCAG GTTATGGCTAGATCATCGCCTTTAGACAAACATACATTAGTTAAACAGCTGCGTACAACATTCGGAGAAGTTGTAGCTGTAACTGGTGATGGAACAAATGATGCTCCAGCCCTTCATGAAGCCGACATCGGACTTGCAATGGGAATTGCTGGAACTGAG GTTGCTAAAGAAAGTGCAGATGTTATAATTCTGGATGATAATTTCTCCACAATAGTGACAGTGGCGAGATGGGGACGTTCAGTTTACATCAATATCCAGAAATTTGTACAGTTCCAGCTGACCGTAAATGTGGTTGCATTACTAGTGAACTTCTCATCAGCCTGCATGACAG GCAGTGCACCCCTCACAGCTGTTCAACTTTTATGGGTGAACATGATAATGGACACTCTGGGAGCGCTTGCACTTGCAACGGAACCTCCAACAGATGATTTGATGAAGCGTGAACCGGTGGGAAGGAAAGGTGATTTCATCAGCAATGTCATGTGGAGGAATATCTTAGGACAAGCATTGTATCAGTTTGTGGTAATATGGTTTCTTCAAACAGTAGGAAAATGGGTTTTTTTCCTCCGGGGACCTAATGCTGATGTAGTCTTAAACACACTCATTTTCAACACATTTGTCTTCTGTCAG GTGTTCAATGAGATAAACTCTCGCGAGATGGAGGAAATAGACGTTTTTAAAGGTATATGGGATAATCATGTGTTTGTGACTGTCATCAGTGTAACTGTAGTCTTCCAAATCATAATAGTTGAGTACCTCGGAACCTTTGCAAATACAACACCTCTATCTCTGGTACAATGGATCTTTTGCTTAGGGGTTGGATATATGGGCCTGCCAATTGCAGTTCACTTAAAGCAGATACCAGTATGA
- the LOC123919752 gene encoding calcium-transporting ATPase 2, plasma membrane-type-like isoform X1: MESYLNENFGGVKSKNSTEESLGKWRKLCGVVKNPKRRFRFTANISKRYEAAAMRRTNQEKLRVAVLVSKAAFQFIQGVQPSDYVVPEDVKAAGFQICADELGSIVEGHDVKKLKFHGGVDGIAGKLSTSTTDGLSGDSESRHRREELFGINKFAETEIRSFWIYVFEALQDMTLMILGVCAIVSLIVGVLTEGWPKGAHDGLGIVASILLVVFVTATSDYRQSLQFKDLDKEKKKISIQVTRNGYRQKMSIYNLLPGDIVHLNIGDQVPADGLFVSGFSVLIDESSLTGESEPIMVTAQNPFLLSGTKVQDGSCTMLITTVGMRTQWGKLMATLSEGGDDETPLQVKLNGVATIIGKIGLVFAIITFTVLVKGHLGRKIREGRFWRWAGDDAMEMLEYFAIAVTIVVVAVPEGLPLAVTLSLAFAMKKMMNDKALVRHLAACETMGSATTICSDKTGTLTTNRMTVVKTCICMNSKEVNNNDSSLSSEIPESATKLLLQSIFNNTGGEVVHNRKGKREILGTPTESAILEFGLSLGGDSKAERKACKIVKVEPFNSEKKRMGVVVELPDGGLRAHCKGASEIILAACDKVIGSNGDIVALDGESINYLNSIINQFANEALRTLCLAYMEMENGFSANDPIPSSGYTCIGIVGIKDPVRPGVKESVAVCRSAGIVVRMVTGDNINTAKAIARECGILTDDGIAIEGPDFREKTQEEMFELIPKIQVMARSSPLDKHTLVKQLRTTFGEVVAVTGDGTNDAPALHEADIGLAMGIAGTEVAKESADVIILDDNFSTIVTVARWGRSVYINIQKFVQFQLTVNVVALLVNFSSACMTGSAPLTAVQLLWVNMIMDTLGALALATEPPTDDLMKREPVGRKGDFISNVMWRNILGQALYQFVVIWFLQTVGKWVFFLRGPNADVVLNTLIFNTFVFCQVFNEINSREMEEIDVFKGIWDNHVFVTVISVTVVFQIIIVEYLGTFANTTPLSLVQWIFCLGVGYMGLPIAVHLKQIPV; the protein is encoded by the exons GAGAAGCTAAGGGTTGCTGTTTTGGTTTCCAAAGCCGCATTTCAATTTATACAAG GTGTTCAACCAAGCGACTACGTTGTACCTGAGGATGTTAAAGCTGCAGGTTTCCAAATCTGTGCTGATGAATTAGGGTCTATTGTCGAAGGTCATGATGTAAAGAAGCTCAAATTTCATGGTGGAGTTGATGGCATTGCAGGAAAGCTTTCGACATCAACCACAGATGGATTAAGTGGTGATTCTGAATCACGGCATAGGAGAGAAGAGCTTTTTGGCATAAATAAATTTGCCGAAACTGAAATTCGAAGTTTCTGGATTTATGTTTTTGAAGCTCTTCAAGACATGACACTGATGATCCTTGGAGTGTGTGCTATTGTGTCACTGATAGTAGGCGTGTTAACCGAAGGATGGCCGAAAGGAGCTCATGATGGTCTTGGAATAGTTGCAAGTATCTTACTTGTTGTCTTTGTGACAGCAACAAGTGATTATCGACAATCGTTACAGTTTAAGGATTTAgataaggaaaagaaaaagatttcCATTCAAGTTACGAGAAACGGTTATAGGCAGAAAATGTCGATATACAATTTACTTCCTGGTGATATTGTCCATCTTAACATTGGAGACCAAGTGCCTGCAGATGGATTATTTGTTTCAGGATTTTCGGTATTGATCGATGAGTCGAGTTTAACAGGTGAGAGTGAGCCAATAATGGTGACTGCACAAAATCCATTTCTTCTCTCAGGAACAAAAGTCCAAGATGGATCATGCACCATGTTGATTACCACTGTTGGGATGAGGACTCAATGGGGTAAATTGATGGCAACTCTTAGTGAAGGTGGAGATGATGAAACTCCGTTGCAGGTGAAACTAAACGGAGTTGCAACGATTATTGGGAAAATAGGACTAGTCTTTGCAATTATTACTTTTACAGTTTTGGTTAAAGGACACTTGGGCCGCAAAATCCGTGAAGGAAGATTCTGGAGATGGGCTGGTGATGATGCAATGGAGATGTTGGAATACTTCGCTATTGCGGTTACTATTGTTGTCGTTGCAGTTCCGGAGGGGTTACCATTAGCTGTGACATTGAGTCTTGCATTCgcaatgaagaagatgatgaatgaTAAAGCCTTGGTTAGACATTTAGCAGCTTGTGAAACTATGGGATCAGCCACCACTATATGTAGTGACAAGACCGGTACACTAACAACCAACCGAATGACGGTTGTGAAAACATGCATTTGTATGAATAGCAAAGAAGTGAACAATAATGATTCAAGTTTGTCGTCCGAAATACCAGAATCTGCTACAAAACTGTTGCTACAGTCGATATTTAATAACACGGGAGGAGAGGTTGTGCATAACAGAAAAGGTAAACGCGAGATATTAGGGACGCCGACTGAATCAGCAATATTGGAATTTGGTTTGTCACTAGGTGGTGATTCTAAGGCTGAGAGAAAAGCTTGCAAAATTGTTAAAGTTGAGCCGTTCAACTCTGAGAAGAAAAGAATGGGAGTAGTTGTGGAGCTACCTGATGGAGGTTTAAGAGCTCATTGCAAAGGTGCTTCTGAAATTATTCTTGCTGCTTGTGACAAAGTTATTGGCTCAAACGGCGATATTGTTGCTCTTGATGGAGAATCGATTAATTACCTTAACAGTATTATTAACCAGTTTGCTAATGAAGCACTTAGAACTCTTTGCCTTGCCTATATGGAAATGGAAAACGGATTTTCTGCCAATGATCCGATTCCTTCTTCTGGATACACTTGTATTGGAATTGTCGGTATCAAAGATCCTGTTCGTCCTGGTGTTAAGGAGTCGGTTGCCGTGTGTCGTTCAGCTGGAATTGTGGTGAGAATGGTTACAGGAGACAATATTaatactgcaaaggctatagCTAGGGAATGTGGAATTTTAACAGATGATGGCATAGCTATTGAAGGTCCTGACTTCAGAGAGAAGACTCAGGAGGAAATGTTTGAACTTATTCCCAAAATTCAG GTTATGGCTAGATCATCGCCTTTAGACAAACATACATTAGTTAAACAGCTGCGTACAACATTCGGAGAAGTTGTAGCTGTAACTGGTGATGGAACAAATGATGCTCCAGCCCTTCATGAAGCCGACATCGGACTTGCAATGGGAATTGCTGGAACTGAG GTTGCTAAAGAAAGTGCAGATGTTATAATTCTGGATGATAATTTCTCCACAATAGTGACAGTGGCGAGATGGGGACGTTCAGTTTACATCAATATCCAGAAATTTGTACAGTTCCAGCTGACCGTAAATGTGGTTGCATTACTAGTGAACTTCTCATCAGCCTGCATGACAG GCAGTGCACCCCTCACAGCTGTTCAACTTTTATGGGTGAACATGATAATGGACACTCTGGGAGCGCTTGCACTTGCAACGGAACCTCCAACAGATGATTTGATGAAGCGTGAACCGGTGGGAAGGAAAGGTGATTTCATCAGCAATGTCATGTGGAGGAATATCTTAGGACAAGCATTGTATCAGTTTGTGGTAATATGGTTTCTTCAAACAGTAGGAAAATGGGTTTTTTTCCTCCGGGGACCTAATGCTGATGTAGTCTTAAACACACTCATTTTCAACACATTTGTCTTCTGTCAG GTGTTCAATGAGATAAACTCTCGCGAGATGGAGGAAATAGACGTTTTTAAAGGTATATGGGATAATCATGTGTTTGTGACTGTCATCAGTGTAACTGTAGTCTTCCAAATCATAATAGTTGAGTACCTCGGAACCTTTGCAAATACAACACCTCTATCTCTGGTACAATGGATCTTTTGCTTAGGGGTTGGATATATGGGCCTGCCAATTGCAGTTCACTTAAAGCAGATACCAGTATGA
- the LOC123922760 gene encoding cyclin-D5-3-like, with product MDTSFLLCDDEDHAFLFMQNNDYNENITINSLNQNLNSKYEKEYIEYLFTLENRKFPSFSYCFKSTIGHVDFNNILRINALDHIFKIQEKLGFKLCTAYLSVTYFDQFLLKQHKHIHEERYVQLLSVACSSLAAKMMEERDLPLLFKYITETYEEQGFVDMPCIVEMEVEVFSTLEWELPTVTPFDFLRYFVYLFCTEYPQEPLISQAVEHVLAILKDVNLMDHRPSTIALAATLMVAFDAALTREIMDLHIGEILLQLNLDSVSFISSLSGFCFLCNHK from the exons ATGGACACATCTTTCCTTTTATGTGATGATGAAGACCACGCATTCCTCTTCATGCAAAACAATGATTACAATGAAAATATTACCATCAACTCATTGAACCAAAATCTCAATTCCAAATATGAAAAGGAATACATTGAGTATTTGTTTACACTTGAAAACAGAAAGTTCCCATCCTTCAGTTATTGCTTCAAGTCCACCATAGGCCATGTTGATTTCAACAACATACTACGTATTAATGCCCTCGACCACATTTTTAAA ATACAGGAAAAACTTGGATTCAAGCTCTGTACAGCTTATTTGTCAGTGACATACTTTGATCAGTTTCTTTTGAAGCAACACAAACACATCCAT GAAGAGAGGTATGTTCAGCTATTATCTGTGGCATGCTCGTCTCTTGCTGCAAAGATGATGGAAGAGCGTGATCTACCGCTTCTATTTAAATACATAACGGAAACATACGAAGAGCAAGGTTTTGTTGACATGCCGTGTATTGTGGAGATGGAGGTAGAAGTTTTTAGTACATTGGAATGGGAATTGCCAACTGTCACGCCTTTTGATTTTCTGCGTTACTTTGTTTACTTGTTTTGCACTGAATATCCACAAGAACCATTGATCTCACAAGCTGTAGAACATGTTTTGGCTATCTTGAAAG ATGTTAATTTGATGGATCATAGACCATCGACTATCGCCTTGGCTGCCACATTGATGGTGGCTTTTGATGCTGCATTAACAAGAGAAATCATGGATCTGCACATAGGTGAAATCTTATTGCAGCTAAATTTAGACAGTGTGAGTTTTATTAGTTCTTTATCTGGTTTTTGTTTCTTGTGTAATCATAAATAA
- the LOC123919753 gene encoding formin-like protein 6: protein MKSHQHFHYHFFFIIFISLFSLTSLTPIPNRRILHQPLLIPVNSAPPPEFSPPQPDITPPSPDIPFFNEFPTGPPPPVAANNNPNLPSPSVFNSTIANPTATKPTKPAKKIAIAVTVAFSICVMFCIVAFLLFKHNRMKKKHSSESDKRKLVGENLNSFLEDSTRVPPQAQSSSSTSFLYIGTVVEPNGTPVGVTNPHKVNRYRQSPELHPLPPLTKSLVVDSHSPPAVSSSSSSDNDDSHETVFHSPRETSSLNLSREDSFYTTVSRQSSLANGSPTAPVAVTPVVPFSKRTSPKSRFSSSPPVMIPSIGSGGSSRRPKFSSPPPAPNLTHLHSNDSIGLLNLPPPPPPPPPPPRTGWSPSPVIAPSSSVSRKHHQRSQSSIHETDSASGNSLNVKKALKEDDEIEFDEANGKPKLKALHWDKVRATSDRATVWDQLKSSSFKLNEDMMETLFGCNSSNTAPKAKEMSVTRKPVFSTVENENRVLDPKKSQNIAILLRALNVTRDEVSEALLDGNPEGLGTELFETLVKMAPTKEEEIKLKNYDGDLSKLGPAERFLKQVLDIPLAFKRVEAMLYRANFETEVNYLKKSFQSLEAASEELKNSRLFLKLLEAVLRTGNRMNVGTNRGGAKSFKLDTLLKLADIKGTDGKTTLLHFVVQEIIRSEGTGAESTNENVQNQTNPQFNEDEFRKKGLQVVAGLSRDFGNVKKAAGMDSDVLSSYVRKLDMGLEKVRLVLQHVKPDMQGNFFNSTEIFLKDAEEKILEIKADEIRALYLVKEVTEYFHGDTTKEEAHPFRVFMIVRDFLNILDQVCKEVGRMQDRTSIASSRSFRIAANASLPVLNRYRARQDTSSDDDSLSP from the exons ATGAAATCTCATCAACATTTTCATTATCATttcttttttatcatattcatatCATTATTCTCTCTAACTTCACTCACTCCAATTCCCAACAGAAGAATCTTACACCAACCGTTACTAATTCCGGTCAATTCTGCTCCACCGCCGGAATTCTCTCCACCACAACCAGACATCACTCCTCCGTCACCTGACATTCCGTTTTTCAATGAATTCCCAACCGGACCACCGCCTCCGGTGGCGGCCAACAATAATCCGAATCTACCTTCACCGTCAGTTTTCAACTCCACAATTGCAAATCCAACGGCGACGAAACCTACTAAACCTGCTAAGAAAATTGCAATTGCGGTTACAGTGGCATTTTCGATATGTGTCATGTTTTGCATTGTAGCTTTCTTATTGTTTAAGCATAATAGAATGAAGAAGAAACACTCGTCGGAATCAGATAAACGGAAACTCGTCGGTGAGAATTTGAATTCATTTCTAGAAGATTCCACGCGGGTCCCACCACAAGcgcaatcatcatcatcaacaagttTTCTCTACATTGGAACTGTTGTAGAGCCTAACGGAACGCCGGTAGGTGTAACTAACCCTCACAAGGTTAACCGTTACCGTCAGAGTCCTGAGTTACATCCATTGCCGCCGCTTACGAAGTCTCTCGTCGTTGATTCTCACTCTCCACCGGCGGTTTCTTCGTCGTCGTCGTCAGATAACGATGATAGTCACGAGACGGTGTTTCATTCGCCGCGGGAGACTTCTTCACTAAATCTCAGCCGTGAAGATAGTTTTTACACGACGGTTTCTCGTCAAAGCTCTCTCGCAAACGGAAGTCCAACTGCGCCGGTTGCGGTAACTCCGGTGGTTCCTTTTTCAAAGAGAACTTCACCGAAATCTCGATTTTCTAGTTCTCCGCCGGTGATGATACCATCGATAGGTAGTGGTGGTTCTTCTAGAAGGCCGAAATTCTCATCGCCGCCACCGGCGCCGAATTTGACGCATCTTCATTCAAATGACTCCATAGGTTTACTTAaccttcctcctcctcctcctccacctccGCCGCCGCCGAGAACTGGTTGGTCACCGTCACCGGTTATTGCACCATCTTCCTCTGTTTCAAGGAAGCATCATCAACGGTCTCAGTCTTCAATTCATGAAACAGATTCTGCATCTGGTAACAGTTTGAATGTGAAGAAAGCTTTgaaagaagatgatgaaattGAATTTGATGAAGCAAATGGAAAACCTAAATTGAAAGCTCTGCATTGGGATAAAGTTCGTGCTACTTCAGATCGTGCTACTGTGTGGGACCAATTAAAATCAAGCTCATTTAa GTTAAATGAGGATATGATGGAGACACTGTTTGGTTGTAATTCATCAAATACTGCTCCTAAAGCTAAAGAGATGTCTGTAACCAGGAAACCAGTTTTTTCTACTGTTGAAAATGAGAATAGGGTGTTAGATCCTAAGAAATCACAGAATATAGCTATATTACTCAGGGCATTGAATGTCACAAGAGATGAGGTTTCTGAAGCTCTTTTAGATG GGAATcctgaaggtttaggcactgaGTTATTTGAAACTCTAGTGAAGATGGCTCCTACAAAGGAGGAGGagataaaactaaaaaattatgaTGGTGACCTTTCAAAACTTGGGCCTGCAGAAAGATTTCTTAAGCAAGTGCTCGATATCCCTTTAGCTTTTAAAAGAGTTGAAGCCATGTTGTACAGAGCTAATTTTGAAACAGAAGTTAACTATCTTAAGAAATCTTTCCAATCCCTCGAG GCAGCAAGTGAGGAATTAAAGAATAGCCGCTTATTCCTCAAACTCCTTGAAGCTGTTCTCAGGACAGGAAACAGAATGAATGTTGGAACCAATCGCGGCGGTGCTAAATCTTTCAAACTGGACACACTCTTGAAACTTGCAGATATAAAGGGAACAGATGGAAAGACAACATTGCTCCATTTTGTTGTGCAAGAGATCATTAGATCTGAAGGTACAGGTGCTGAATCCACAAATGAGAATGttcaaaaccaaacaaatccCCAGTTCAATGAGGACGAGTTCAGAAAGAAAGGATTGCAGGTTGTGGCTGGATTGAGTAGAGACTTTGGTAATGTAAAAAAGGCGGCAGGAATGGACTCGGATGTCTTAAGCAGCTATGTCAGAAAGCTTGATATGGGGCTTGAGAAAGTGAGATTGGTTTTACAACATGTAAAACCAGATATGCAAGGAAACTTCTTTAACTCAACAGAGATATTTTTGAAAGATGCCGAAGAGAAAATACTAGAGATCAAAGCTGATGAGATAAGGGCCTTATACCTTGTGAAAGAAGTTACAGAATACTTTCATGGGGATACAACAAAGGAAGAAGCTCACCCTTTTAGAGTTTTTATGATTGTAAGAGACTTTCTAAATATTTTGGATCAAGTATGCAAAGAAGTGGGAAGAATGCAGGATAGAACTTCGATCGCTTCATCCAGATCGTTCAGGATAGCTGCAAATGCATCGTTACCTGTTCTCAACAGGTACCGTGCAAGACAAGATACAAGTTCAGATGACGACAGTTTATCACCCTAG
- the LOC123919754 gene encoding probable N-acetyltransferase HLS1, which yields MAVEDLSSAIVVNVREFDPNKDKESVEAVEKICEVGPSGKLSLFTDLHGDPICRVRNSPTFLMLVAEIGNEIVGMIRGCIKTVTCGKKVSRPTKNITEPNSNNVPVFTKLAYILGLRVSPNHRRMRIGLKLVQKMEQWFRENGAEYSYMATENDNVASVNLFTDKCGYSKFRTPSILVNPVFAHSVKTSSSKVTIIKLNPNDAELIYRNKFSTTEFFPRDIDSVLKNKLTLGTFLAVPKNGPGFRPNNWKWTGPVSFLLDPPSSWALISVWNCKDLFTLEVKGASRVRRLLAKTTRVIDKTFPWLRLPSIPNFFEPFGFHLMYGIGGEGPEVLKMVKALCGFAHNLAMENGCSAVATEVSSCDPLRFAIPHWKALSCEEDLWCIKRLGEDYSDGSVGDWTKSKPGFSIFVDPREF from the exons ATGGCTGTAGAAGATTTGAGTAGTGCTATTGTTGTTAATGTGAGAGAGTTTGATCCAAATAAAGATAAAGAAAGTGTTGAAGCTGTTGAAAAAATATGTGAAGTTGGTCCCAGCGGAAAACTTTCTCTCTTCACCGACCTTCACGGTGACCCTATTTGCAGGGTCCGCAACTCACCAACTTTCCTCATGCTG gtAGCAGAGATAGGCAATGAGATAGTTGGAATGATAAGAGGCTGCATCAAAACCGTTACATGCGGCAAAAAAGTATCAAGACCAACAAAAAACATAACCGAACCAAATTCCAATAATGTCCCTGTCTTCACAAAACTAGCCTACATACTAGGTCTACGAGTTTCACCAAATCACAGAAGAATGAGAATTGGCTtaaaacttgttcaaaaaatgGAACAATGGTTCAGAGAAAATGGTGCTGAGTATTCATACATGGCAACTGAAAACGACAACGTTGCATCCGTTAATCTTTTCACCGACAAATGCGGTTACTCAAAATTCCGTACACCGTCAATCCTAGTTAACCCTGTTTTCGCTCACTCTGTCAAAACGTCGTCGTCTAAAGTAACCATCATTAAACTAAACCCAAACGACGCCGAATTGATTTACCGTAACAAATTCTCCACCACTGAGTTTTTTCCTCGTGACATTGATTCCGTTTTGAAAAACAAACTCACTCTCGGAACTTTTCTCGCTGTTCCAAAAAATGGGCCTGGATTTCGGCCCAATAACTGGAAATGGACTGGCCCAGTATCTTTTTTATTGGACCCACCGAGTTCTTGGGCTTTAATTAGTGTTTGGAACTGTAAAGATTTGTTCACTCTTGAAGTTAAAGGCGCGTCGCGCGTGAGACGGTTATTGGCGAAAACAACGCGCGTGATAGATAAAACTTTTCCTTGGTTACGGTTACCGTCGATTCCGAATTTTTTTGAACCGTTTGGATTTCATTTAATGTATGGAATTGGAGGGGAAGGACCGGAGGTGTTGAAAATGGTGAAAGCTTTGTGTGGTTTTGCTCATAATCTTGCTATGGAAAATGGTTGTAGTGCTGTTGCTACTGAGGTTTCGAGCTGTGATCCTCTACGGTTCGCTATTCCTCATTGGAAAGCTTTGTCTTGTGAAGAGGATTTGTGGTGTATTAAGAGATTAGGTGAAGATTATAGTGATGGTTCTGTTGGTGATTGGACTAAATCTAAACCTGGATTCTCCATTTTTGTTGATCCTAGAGAGTTTTAA